In Methanofollis sp., the DNA window TCGGAAAGGAGGTGGAGGCGGAAGAGGGCGATCTTGTTGAGAAGGATCGCCGGGATCATGCCGTAGTTCATGGCCGGGTCAGAACGCGCGAGGAAGATACGCTGGTAGGTGAGGTCTTTGTCCTGCATGTACCGCCCGACAATCCCGGCGGCGTTGAGCATGCTCGGCGCGTCCTCGAAGAGAGGGATGACATTGATCTTCTGCGGAGAGAAAGGACCGATCCATTCGGCGATGGTCATGTCCCTCCCGCCAAGGCGCTTGTGCTGCTGTCCGACGACGAAGTCGCAGTAGTACTGGTAGATGTTGTCGACGGCGACGTGCGACGATGTCATCGGGAGGATCACCTCATAGATCGGAGGGACGTCATTCCCGGAGAAGAGACGGGCCACATCAAAGGAGCGCGGGATGCTCTCCAGGGTTTCGAGGAGGATCTTCGCTTCGGCGCGTTCGACCTCAGGGTTCGGGACGCGCAGGGTGAGAAAGAGATCTTGTCCGAGCTGGTTGTCCCGGAAAAAAGATTCATACCTGGAGAGAAGTTTTTTGACGACGAAGTTGTCGACTTCTTTTCCCTCGCAGTCCCACATCTGCTCCCTGCATCCGAGATGGGAGTAACTGTAATACGCCTCCTGCACCTCGTCGTCGCCGCCGAGTTCGGAGGTCTCGGCAAAGAACGGGAGGTGGACATTGTCCGGGTGCTGGGTGCTCATGCACCGTGAAATTCGTGGAATATCTGCCATCTCTATCACCATACATCCCGGAAGCGGGACAAAGCCCGCGGGGGGCCGGGATGTGGTCACACCGATCACATGGACAGCGTGCCAGATGATATATGAGAATATACCAGATAATGGTGCCTCTCAAGAAAAGGGATAAAGAAGATCAGGTGCCGGCAGAGGCAATGACCAGTGTGTGGTCCCTCCGTCCCGTAAGAGTTAGGACAAACGAATCGTCGGGATCGAAATGATCGCCGTCGAAGATGATTATCGTATCAGGCCTTACGGGAGGAGAGTGCGCCATTCCATGGGCACCTCTGATCCGGATGACGTCTCCGCCATGCTGGACAGTACAGGCAACTGCCGGCAGCACAAGAGTTCTTTCTTCTCCCGGAGGAATCGAGATATCGGAATATATGAGAGGAACGGTGCAGGCAAACTCTTCAGGACGGCTGTTAATGATCGTCAGTTCGACAGGGCCGCCGCCGATGACCAGACCGACACCAAGACGTATTGCAGCCTAAAGGCCATAGAGAGTTTGCCTGCATCGTTCATCTCTCCGATTATATTGAGGACGATACTGGATACCAGACCCAGGAGTACGCCAGAAAGAAGTTCAAGCAGAGAATTTATTCACGGCATAAAGAAGATAACAATAAACAAAAAACAGGCAACCATTCACTGCATAGAAGGAATATAGCAGCGAATTACTTTTCCCAAGTGCTCGCGCAACTCAGTACACGGTAATACGTGAGTGGGCTTAACTTCTGGGTTCGGAAAGAGTCCAGGTGTTTCCCCACTGCTATGGCCGCTATATACTATAGAATCGGCATGATGGGATATAAGGATATGCACGCGGGCGGAATTGCGGAACAGAGAAACATGAGTTAATTCAAGAAAGAAGTAATAAGGAGCAGAAAAGGCGGATCTAAATGACAAAACCTGACAGTTATATCAATAATAATAATCTAGAAACAAAATCACTCAGGAAACACTCAAATACAAACAGAATGATCTAAGAACAGTCATAATTCATAAGGAAGGGGATAGCAGCGAATTACTTTTCCCAAGTGCTCGCGCAACTCAGTACACGGTAATACGTGAGTGGGCTTAACTTCTGGGTTCGGAAAGAGTCCAGGTGTTTCCCCACTGCTATGGCCGCTATCACCCAAGCCAAGGCCCGGAATCGAACCGGGATGTAGTTGATCTGCAGTCAACCGCGTAGCCTCTCCGCCACCTTGGCAGCCGTGTCCTCTATAATGTAACACATTATAGTGTTTAAAGGTATGCACAACGGGTTTCGTCTGGGT includes these proteins:
- the ppcA gene encoding phosphoenolpyruvate carboxylase; translation: MADIPRISRCMSTQHPDNVHLPFFAETSELGGDDEVQEAYYSYSHLGCREQMWDCEGKEVDNFVVKKLLSRYESFFRDNQLGQDLFLTLRVPNPEVERAEAKILLETLESIPRSFDVARLFSGNDVPPIYEVILPMTSSHVAVDNIYQYYCDFVVGQQHKRLGGRDMTIAEWIGPFSPQKINVIPLFEDAPSMLNAAGIVGRYMQDKDLTYQRIFLARSDPAMNYGMIPAILLNKIALFRLHLLSEETGVPIYPIIGVGSAPFRGNLRPDTVERCVAEYPGVHTFTIQSAFKYDYPLDMVRRAVADLEGQNTTMPPEIDEDDAVALIQKYTGAYMQAITGLSDLINRVATFVPSRRKRKLHIGLFGYSRSAGGISLPRAITFTSALYSVGLPPELLGLDALDSDEIEFLRKVYVNFDADLADAARYFDPESEYVPPSLAKAVLDLVDVEPDAEHREIAASIRGALKENRTADVRSGILRAANVRKFLG